The genomic DNA CCAGAAAGAGCTGCATCATCACGCGCCACTTGTCCTAGATAGGTTAAGTTTACTCCTGCTTCCTTAAGTTCAGCTAAAAGTGTCTTGGTTCCGCGGCTGGCAAAATAACTGGTCAAGGATTTTGCAATGACTTGCCCTAGACCTTCAAGAGAGGCAATGGCTTCTTGGTCAGCTACCGCTAGACTCTCCAAGTCCTTGAAAGCCTCCATCAAAATCTTGCTGGCCTTACTGCCGACGTGACGAATGCCTAGGCCAAACAGGAGCCGTTCCGCTGAATTTTCCTTGGAGGCTTGAATAGCCTGATAGAGTTTCTCAGCCGATTTTTCCTTGAAGCCTTCGAGGGTCTGGATAGCCGTAGGGGTTAGTTTATAAATGTCCGCCACATCGTGAACCAAATCTGCAGAGAATAATTTTTCGACAATCGAGCCTCCGAGACCAGCAATATTCATAGCATCACGACTGGCAAAATGTTCCAGACGATTCATCAACTGAGAAGGACAAAGAGGATTGATACAACGCAAGGCAACTTCGTCTTCGTAATGCTGTAGGTGACTGCCACAACTTGGACAGAGTTCTGGTATCGACATAGCTTCTTGAGTGGTTCGTTTTTTCTCTACAACAGATAAGACTGCCGGAATAATGTCTCCCGCCTTGTAGACGATAACTGTATCTCCGATACGGATGTCTTTTTCTGCGATGTAATCCACATTGTGCAGAGTTGCTCGACTGACGGTGGTCCCTGCTAATTGCACTGGAGTCAAATTAGCGGTTGGCGTCACCACGCCTGTTCGGCCAACTGTCCAATCAACAGAAAGAATCTGAGCCTCTTTTTCTTCTGCTGGAAACTTATAGGCAATGGCCCAGCGTGGTGCCTTGACTGTGAAGCCCATTTCTTCTTGAACAGCTAGGTCATTGACTTTAATAACGATGCCATCAATTTCATAGGGCAAGCTATCTCTGCGCTCTGCCATTCTTTCAATAAAAGACCAGACATCATCGATGCTATCTGCCAAATGGTAGTCGTGGTTGGTTACAAAGCCCAGATTATCCAATTTTTCCAAGACAGCAGACTGGGTGTTAGCTTCTGTTGGACTGGCTTCTTGGTAGAGAAAACTTGCCAGACCGCGCTTGGCTACTACGCCTGTATCCAGCTGACGCAGGGTACCTGCTGCCGCATTGCGGGGGTTAGCAAATTCCGCCTCCCCAGCTTCTTGACGCAGGGTATTGACCCGTTCAAAGGAGGCTTTGGGCATATAACACTCCCCGCGGACAGTAATGTCCACTGGGACTGGTAGCGTCAAGGGGATGTCTGATACCCGCTTGAGATTCTCGGTGATGTTTTCACCAATATTGCCATCTCCCCGAGTAGCTCCTACCACCAATGTTCCAGCTTGATAGGTCAGGGAAATAGATAGTCCATCTATCTTGAGCTCACAAATATAGCTGGCCTTAGGAAACTCCTTGCGCACTCGCTGATCAAAGGCTTCCAACTCCTGACGTGAAAAAGCATCCTGCAAACTAAAAAGCGGATACTCATGGCGATATTTCTCAAAACCATCCAAGATTTTGCCCCCCACACGATGGGTTGGACTGTTGGCAAGCACCCATTCCGGATGAGCAGTTTCTAGGGTCACCAACTCACGATACAGTTTGTCATAAGTAGCGTCTGAAACCTGAGGGGCATCCATGTGATAATAAGCGTCAGCATACTGGTTGAGCAACTCAACTAATTCATTCATTCTCGTTTTCATAATCTTATTATATCATGTTTATTTATAGAATTATCAAATCTTCACTTCAGGTTTGGGTTTTAAATTTTCTAAAGCTAGGATAGGAATCTTCGGCCCGCAAAACTGAAGATTTGAGCTGTCCTCAAGTAGCGGTGAAAAGATAAAGAGGCAGACTTACGAACAGCCCGCCTCTGTTTATAATTTTTTTGGTAATTACACCTTCCAAAAAGGGCGCTAGGGGCGATTATTTCACCTTGAACATCATTGTATCATATTCGTCAATTATATTGTAAGTTTCTGGTTCTATTATGGTCAAACCAAATGATACATTCAATAATTTTAATGTATCTCCAATCTTGTCTTTCTCGATATCATTAAAATACAAATCAATCGCTTCAAGGGCTTTGGTTTTATTCCTTATTTTTCCTCCAATCAATAGATTTAAATTAGTTGTTGCTAATTAAGTAGGGTTGTCAAGGATTTATCTAAACAAGCAAACCATTTTTGAAAACGCATTCTAAAATCCCTTGCAAAAAACATCTCTTGGAGGCCTCCTAATTTCTATCATTTTTACGAAAGATTTTACCCCTAAAAAGAAGAAAAATAATGACAGAAAAGGTATAATAGAAAAAAAACTATCTGGAGGCTCTTATGGCAATTACCTATAAAAAAGAAGATGACTTGGAAAAAATTTTGGAGAAGTTTGCATCCTTTGACAAACTGGAAGAAATAGAATTTCCAGATCCAAAATCAAACCAAACTACTGACAAAGAAGATGTGAAATAAGATGACCGACCTATTTCAAAACCTTCCCACTTCTATCTTACAAGCTGGGGCCATCTTTTTATCGATTATGATTGAGGCCCTACCCTTTGTTCTGATTGGCTCGATCATCTCAGGTTTCATCGAGGTCTATATCACACCAGATATGGTTCATCGCTACCTGCCCCAAAATAAATTTCTGCGGATTTTATTCGGTACCTTTATCGGCTTTATTTTCCCCTCCTGTGAGTGTGGCATCGTTCCCATTGTCAATCGACTATTGGAAAAAAAGGTACCCAACTATACTGCTATTCCCTTTCTGGCAACGGCACCTGTCATCAACCCCATCGTACTGTTTGCGACCTTCACTGCCTTTGGGAACTCCGTCAAGTTCGCCCTCTACCGTGCCTTGGGTTCCATTTTAGTGGCACTTGTTTTAGGGATTGTTCTTGCTTTTTTCCAGACAGACAGTATCCTCAAGGAAAATCAGATTCACCAGCATGAACACGACTTTTCCGATAAAAAAGGCTGGACCAAGGTTGGCTATGCCCTCATTCAAGCCATCGATGAATTTTTTGACACAGGGCGTTACTTGGTCTTTGGCTGTCTGTTTGCGAGCTTAGTGCAGGTTTATGTACCTACTTCCGTCCTGACCACTATCGGTCACAATCCGATAACAGCCATTCTCCTCATGATGGTTCTGGCCTTTTTGCTGTCGCTCTGCTCCGAAGCAGATGCTTTTATCGGCGCTTCCTTACTATCTAGCTTTGGCTTTGCTCCTGTCATGGCCTTTCTCATCATCGGTCCTATGATTGATATAAAAAACCTGCTAATGATGAAGCATTATTTTAAACCTCGCTTCATCCTGCAATTTATCTGCTTGATTTCTCTGGTTATTCTAGGCTACTGTCTACTAATAGGAGGATTTTAGATGATTCGCTTTCTCATTTTAGCTGCTTATTTTGAAATGACCATGTACTTATACGTTTCAGGTAAGCTAGATCAATATATCAATCTTCATTACAGTTATTTGGCCTACCTCTCTATGATTTTGTCCTTTATCCTTGCCATCGTTCAATTGGTTGTCTGGATGAAACAAATAGAAACGCACAGCCATTTAACCAAAAAATCCGCTAAAGTAGCCAGCATTGGCCTCCTTCTTCTCCCTTTAATTGTTGCCTGGCTTTTCCCGACAGTCAGTCTGGACTCTGCGACGG from Streptococcus oriscaviae includes the following:
- a CDS encoding SPJ_0845 family protein, with the protein product MAITYKKEDDLEKILEKFASFDKLEEIEFPDPKSNQTTDKEDVK
- a CDS encoding permease; translation: MTDLFQNLPTSILQAGAIFLSIMIEALPFVLIGSIISGFIEVYITPDMVHRYLPQNKFLRILFGTFIGFIFPSCECGIVPIVNRLLEKKVPNYTAIPFLATAPVINPIVLFATFTAFGNSVKFALYRALGSILVALVLGIVLAFFQTDSILKENQIHQHEHDFSDKKGWTKVGYALIQAIDEFFDTGRYLVFGCLFASLVQVYVPTSVLTTIGHNPITAILLMMVLAFLLSLCSEADAFIGASLLSSFGFAPVMAFLIIGPMIDIKNLLMMKHYFKPRFILQFICLISLVILGYCLLIGGF
- the ligA gene encoding NAD-dependent DNA ligase LigA; its protein translation is MKTRMNELVELLNQYADAYYHMDAPQVSDATYDKLYRELVTLETAHPEWVLANSPTHRVGGKILDGFEKYRHEYPLFSLQDAFSRQELEAFDQRVRKEFPKASYICELKIDGLSISLTYQAGTLVVGATRGDGNIGENITENLKRVSDIPLTLPVPVDITVRGECYMPKASFERVNTLRQEAGEAEFANPRNAAAGTLRQLDTGVVAKRGLASFLYQEASPTEANTQSAVLEKLDNLGFVTNHDYHLADSIDDVWSFIERMAERRDSLPYEIDGIVIKVNDLAVQEEMGFTVKAPRWAIAYKFPAEEKEAQILSVDWTVGRTGVVTPTANLTPVQLAGTTVSRATLHNVDYIAEKDIRIGDTVIVYKAGDIIPAVLSVVEKKRTTQEAMSIPELCPSCGSHLQHYEDEVALRCINPLCPSQLMNRLEHFASRDAMNIAGLGGSIVEKLFSADLVHDVADIYKLTPTAIQTLEGFKEKSAEKLYQAIQASKENSAERLLFGLGIRHVGSKASKILMEAFKDLESLAVADQEAIASLEGLGQVIAKSLTSYFASRGTKTLLAELKEAGVNLTYLGQVARDDAALSGLTVVLTGKLERMKRSEAKAKLESLGANVAGSVSKKTDLVVVGADAGSKLTKAQELGIEIKDEAWLENL